TAAATAATCTACAAAAGTAAATCTAGTTTTTACAGTATAATCTTTAGCTCCTTTTGCCATTTCTTCTGGTTGAGCTGTACTTATTGGCGCTAACCCCTCAATTAAAAAATGGTTCATTTTAGTTTTTTTGATATTAGTTTGAGCTCCTTTTCCAATTGTGTACTCATGTACGTAACAAGATGTTAAAGCAAAGCTAAGAACTGTAATTGCTATAATTTTTTTCATTAGTTTAAATTTATTAATACTACTGCAAACATAGTAAAAAGTAATGCTTTGTTTACTTGAGTTATCACACAGTTTTATTATATATTCTTTAATGTTTCCAAGGCTTTCTTTACGCTATCAATCCTAATAAAAGTAATGAGTAAACGCAAACCATTTTTGGTTTCTTTTTCTTTCATTACACACATTTTAGAATTGTTTTGCACGTATTTTAAAACGTTTGTAAACGACTGGGTATTATAAAAACCACTTTGTTGATCGGAAACAAAATATCCAATCATTCTTTTTTGTTTTAAGACTATTTTTTCCAATCCTAATTTTTTAGCCAACCACTTAATTCTAACAGAGTCTAATAAATCAATCACTTGGGTTGGAAGTTCTCCAAACCTATCTATTAGTTGTTGTTCAAATTCTTGTAATTCTTCTTCGTTGGTTAATTCTCCTAATTTTTTATACAGGTTTAATCTTTCTGCAATAACGTTGATATAATCATCAGGGAATAAAATTTCAAAATCGGTATCTATTTGTATGTCGGATACATAATCTTTGTTTTCAGCATCTTCTTCATCATATAAATCTTTGAACTCTTTTTCTTTTAATTCCTTAACGGCTTCTTCTAATATTTTTTGATAAGTATCAAAACCAATATCTGTAATAAATCCGCTTTGTTCTCCTCCTAATAAATCTCCAGCTCCACGAATTTCTAAATCTTTCATGGCAATGTTAATTCCGCTACCTAACTCGCTAAACATTTCTAAAGCTTGAATACGTTTACGAGCTTCTTCGGTCATCATATGGTAAGGTGGACAAATAAAATAACAGAAAGCTTTTTTGTTAGAACGCCCCACACGACCACGCATTTGATGTAAATCTGACAAACCAAAATTATTAGCATGATTGATAAAAATAGTATTGGCATTAGGCACATCTAAACCAGATTCTATAATGGTGGTGGCCACTAAAATATCGTAGCTTCCTTCCATAAAATTAACCATCACTTCTTCTAACTTTCTACCTTCTAGCTGACCATGCCCCACTCCAATTCTAGCATCAGGAACCAAACGTTGTAACATTCCGGCAACTTCTTTAATGTTGTCTACTCGGTTGTGTATAAAGAAAATTTGACCACCACGAGAAATTTCGTACATCACAGCATCTCTAATAGCTTCTTCGCTAAAACCAATCACATTACTTTCTATAGGATGACGGTTGGGTGGAGGAGTTGCAATTACCGATAAATCTCTTGCAGCCATCAAGCTAAACTGCAAGGTACGTGGTATTGGAGTTGCGGTTAATGTTAAAGTATCTACATTTTCTTTAATGGTTTTTAACTTGTCTTTGGCAGCTACTCCAAACTTTTGTTCCTCATCAATAATTAGCAACCCTAAGTCTTTGTATTTTATTTTATCAGAAACCAATTGATGGGTTCCAATAACAATATCTAATCTTCCTTCGGCCAAATCTTCCATCACTATTTTCTTTTGCTTAGCCGTTTTAAAACGGTTTAAATAGTTGATGTTTACCGGAAAATCTTCTAATCTTTTTTTGAAAGATTTAAAATGTTGAAAAGCCAAAATAGTGGTAGGAACCAAAACAGCTACTTGCTTTCCGTTGTCTACCGCTTTAAATGCAGCACGAATAGCAACTTCTGTTTTTCCAAAACCAACATCTCCACAAACCAATCTATCCATAGGTTTGTCACTTTCCATATCAGATTTTACATCTTGAGTAGCCGTAAATTGATCTGGTGTATCTTCATACATAAAACTAGCTTCTAACTCATGTTGTAAATAACTGTCTGGATCAAAAGCAAATCCTTTTTGATTTTTTCGTTTTGCATACAATTGAATCAAATCAAAAGCAATTTGTTTTACTTTGGCTTTGGCGGTTTGTTTGGCTTTTTTCCACGCAGGAGATCCTAATTTGTGAACTTTAGGAACTTTACCATCTTTTCCGTTGAATTTAGATATTTTATGTAAAGAATGTATGCTGATATAAAGTACATCGGCATCGCCATAAATTAATTTGATAGCTTCTTGCTTTTTACCGTTGACATCTATTTTTTGTAACCCTCCAAATTTTCCAATTCCATGGTCTATGTGAGTTACAAAATCTCCAATTTCTAAATTGTTAATTTCTTGTAGGGTAACGGCTTGTTTTTTGGCAAAACCATTTTTAAGCTGAAACTTATTATAACGTTCAAAAATTTGATGATCGGTATAACAAACTATTTTATGTTCGTGATCTACAAATCCTTCGTGAATTTGAAAAACTACTGTTTGGTATACTATTTCTTCTTCACTTTCATCAAAAATATCATGAAAACGTTTTGCTTGTTTTTCGTTAGAACAGAACAAATAATTTTGATATCCTTTTGCAGTGTTTTGTTGTAGGTTTTCTATTAACAAATCAAAATGTTTGTTAAAAGAAGGTTGAGGTTCTGTATTTCCGTTAATATTATCAGTGTTAGCACTATTGTTAATGGCAACTCTGCTATATCCTTTTAATTGCTCTTTGATTTGAATTCCATCTAAAAATAAATCACTAGGAAAGGTATGATTTAACGTTTCGGATAGGGTTTCAAAACGTGCTGTAGCCTTTTCAAATAAGGTGTTTAAATCGTATTGAAGAATGTCAATACTTTTGGTAAAAACAACACTATTATTGGGAATAAACTTTAAAAAAGATTCTCTTTTTTCGGAAAACTGCTTGTTTTCCACATTGGGCATGATTTGAATTTTGTTGGGTTTTCCGGTAGAAAGTTGTGTTTCTACATCAAAAGTTCTAATGCTGTCTACTTCATCACCAAAAAATTCTAATCTGTAAGGCTCATCATTAGCAAAAGAAAATACATCAACAATTCCTCCACGAACTGCAAATTCTCCAGGTTCTGTTACAAAATCAACTCTGTTAAATTTATACTCAAATAAAACTTCGTTAATAAAATCTAGGCTAAATTCATCACCAGTAGTAATTTTTAACGTGTTGCTGTTTAGGTCTTTTTTGGTAACTACTTTTTCAAACAAAGCGTTTGGATAAGTAACAATAATGGCAGGTTTTTTTCTTGAATTCAATCGATTTAAAACCTCTGCACGCATCAATACATTGGCATTGTCTACATCTTCAATTTCATAAGGTCTTCGGTAAGAACCAGGATAAAAAAGTACATCTTTATCGTTTAAAATTCTTTCTAAATCGTTTAAATGATAAGCCGCTTGCTCTTTATCATCAAAAATGACTAAAAAAGTTTTATCTGTTTGTTTAAAGGTTTCTGCTATGATAAATGACAAGGAAGCTCCGTTAAATTTACTTAAAACAGCATGTGTTTTTTCTTGAGAAACCTGTGCTATCAGTTGTTTGGTAGCACTTGCATTTTGATACTTTTCTAGAAGAGATTGAATTTTCAAGACCTAAATATTTTCTTACAAATGTAGCGTTATCCGTTGTTTTATAAAACCGAAAGTTTAAAGGCTATTTTACTAGTTAAATAAACAGCTGTTTTAAATTGTTCTCTAGTCATCAACTCCTTATTTTTGTATTATGAGCACATTTATTACTTACAAAAACACTCCAATTCATTATACTCAATCGGGTAAGGGAACAGCTGTAGTGTTGTTGCATGGTTTTTTAGAAAATAGTACCATGTGGCAAAGTTTAGAAAAAGTATTAAACCCTAAATTTAGGGTTGTTTGTATAGATTTGTTAGGGCATGGACAAACCGAAAGTTTGGGTTATGTACACACCATGACAGAAATGGCCGAAGCCGTAAAAGCGGTGTTAGATCATTTAAACATCCGAAGATCTTTTTTTGTAGGACATTCCATGGGAGGGTATGTAGCTTTGGCTTTTGCAGATGTACATCCAGACAATGTAAAAGGTCTAATTTTACTAAATTCTACAGCTAGACCAGATTCAGAAGAAAAAAAGATTGGTCGTGATAGAGCGATAGCGGTGGTAAAAGAAAATCACAAATCTTTTATCAGAACTTCAATTCCTATGTTATTCCGTTCTAAGTGTAGAAAAATTTATGCTGATGACATTTCTAAGGTTAAAAAGGAGGCTTTAAAAACTTCTAGACAAGGTATTATTGCTGCTTTAGAGGGAATGAAAATAAGATTAGATAGAGAGGTTTTATTGCATTTTGGGCCTTATCCATCTTTAATGATTTTAGGAAAAAAAGATCCTGTTTTAAAATATGACGATTTAATTGAGCAAACCAAAGATGCCAATACCGAAGTGGTAGAACTTGAAAATGGACATATGAGTTTGATTGAAGATAAAGAAGGTGCAGAACAGGCTATTTTAGAATTTGTTAAAAAACATTAAGAATGAATCACATTGCAATCTTTAATAAATCGGCAGACAAAACAGCTTATATAAATCACTTGTTAAAGGGTGGTGAGCAAAATTTGTTTATTGAATTCAATGGAAAAAAGGGAGCTTTATTTAGTACTTCGGTATTAGAGAAGTATATTCTAGAAGAAGTCAATCACGATGATTTTACTTTAACAAAACATTGTATTGATGGTAATGGAAAAGTTAGGAGTTTAACTTCTTTTTCTAGCGGACAACAAAAAAAGTTGTTGTTAGATTATTTGGTAAATTCTTCTCAAAAAGAAAAAATTGATTTTTTGATTTTAGATAAGCCATATGATTGTTTAGATATTGAAAAACAAGCTGACTTGGCTAAAGAATTAACGGAAATTGCTAAAGAAATAACTTTAGTTCAGATTTTTAAAATTAGAGATGAGGTATTGCCTTTTATCCATCAAATTTATTTGTTAAATCAAGATGCCGTGGAGTTTGTAGGAAAGCCTAATGAGTACGATTCTTATTTCCATCAACAATTAAAACCTTATCAATTCGTAGGGAGTTTACCAGAAAATTTAAACAAAATAGAGGTAGAAAACCCTTTGGTAAAATTTACCGATGTCAATATCTTTTACGAAGAAACCAGGCAAATTGTAAACAATATTAATTGGACTATTAACAAAGGAGAGTTTTGGCACTTAAAAGGGCCTAACGGCGCAGGAAAAACCAGTTTGTTAACCATGATTACGGGTGATAATGCCAAGGCTTTTGGAGAAGATATTATGCTCTTTGGACGTAAAAAAGGAAGTGGAGAAACGGTTTGGGAGCTCAAAAAAAAGATAGGATACTTTTCACCAAGTTTAACTCAGTTTTTTGGAAAGTTGTTTACGGTGCAGCACATGGTATTGTCAGGTTTTTATGATTCTATTGGTCTCTATGAAAACCCAACAGGTCAGCAAATTTACGAAGCTGATAAGTGGTTAGACCTAGTAGGACTAAAAGATAAAAAACAAACTTATTTTGTGCGTTTGTCTAAAGAAATGCAACGAATTGTGTTAATTATTCGTGCCATGGTAAAACATCCTCCTTTACTTATTCTAGACGAGCCGACTAATGAATTAGACGATTATTCAACCTCTGTGTTAACGGCATTTATCAATAAAATTCATCAAGAAACAGATATTTCTATTATTTACGTATCTCACAGAATGTTACAAGGGTTACATCCCGATAAAATTTACCAATTAACTCCTACAAAAAACGGATCTGTAGGTTCGGTAGAAAAGGCATAAATAATATACTTAACTTCTAAGTTAGCTGCCTTTTTCTGTGTTATTGCAAAAAAAGTATTGATTTTGGACTTAAAACTTGATTTTTAACAAGCTTTACTGCCTTAAATTTGTAATGATATTAAAAGGTTAATTATGTCTCAAAAAAATTCAGTGTTAAGAATACACTCAAAAGACAATGTAATTGTTGCGTTAACAGATCTTTCTAAAGGAGATGTTATTAATTATGAGGGAGATACTTATGTGTTAACCACTGATGTACCAGCAAAACATAAATTTGCATCTGTAGATTTAAACGAAGGAGATTTGGTTTATATGTACGGAGTATTAGTAGGTATGGCAACACAACCAGTTGTGAAAGGAGAAATTCTTCATACTCATAACCTTGTTCATAGAGCAGAGGAATATGGAGTAGAAGATGGTGAAAAAGAAGAGTGGAAAGCTCCAGATTTTTCTAGATTCGAAGGAAAAACATTCCAAGGATATCACAGAGCCGATGGAAAAGTGGGAACACAAAATAATTGGTTGGTTATTCCTTTGGTTTTTTGTGAAAACAGAAACGTTACTGTTATAGAAAATACTATTGTAGAGCAGTTAGGTTTTGGACAAAAAAAAGAAACAGGTTTTTCTGTAGATAAATTGGTAAACATATACCAAGAAGGAGCTTCGGAAGAAGATCTTTTAAATACAAGTATTCAAATTGATAAAAAAGAAGCTAAAAAGAATAAGTTGTTCCCTAATGTGGATGGAATTCAATTCCTAAGACATGATGGTGGTTGTGGAGGTTCAACTCCAGATTCTGTGGCTTTATGTCATTTATTAGCAGGATATGTTAACAATCCTAACGTTGCTGGTGCTACAGTATTAAGTTTAGGATGTCAACATGCTCAAGCTAAAATTATGCAAGACGCTTTAGAAAGTTTTGCTAAAGATCACAAAAAACCTTTATACGTTTTAACTCAGCAAGAAAGTACTTCTGAAAGAGATTTTGTAGAAGAAGCTATTAAAAAAACCTTTATAGGTTTAACCAAAGCCAACGAGTTTGTAAGAGAACCAGCTCCTTTAAGTAAATTAGTTATAGGTTTAGAGTGTGGAGGTTCTGATGGATTCTCTGGAATTTCTGCAAATCCAACTTTAGGATATGTATCTGATTTAGTTGTTGGTTTAGGAGGAACTACTGTATTAGCAGAGTTTCCTGAGTTAAACGGTGTAGAGCAAGAAATGATCAATAGATGTGTGACTAAAGGTATTGCAGATAAGTTTTCTAATATCATGTCTACTTATAATGAAAAGGCCGAATTTTTAGGAGGAGGTTTTCATGCAAATCCATCACCAGGTAACATTAAAGATGGTTTAATTACCGATGCTATAAAATCTGCAGGTGCAGCTAAAAAAGGAGGAAGTTCTCCTGTTACTGATGTGCTAGATTATACAGAGCAAATTACCAAAAAGGGATTAAATTTATTGTGTACTCCAGGGAATGATGTTGAATCTACTACAGGTTTAGCAGGTTCTGGTTGTAATGTTATCTTGTTTACTACAGGTTTAGGAACACCAACAGGAAATCCTATTGTGCCTGTTGTAAAAGTATCTAGTAACTCTAAATTGTTCAATAAAATGAATGATATTATCGATTTTAATACCGGTGGAGTCATAGAAGGAGATACATTACAAAAAACAGGAGAAGAACTTTTAGAATATGTGATTAAAGTAGCTAGTGGAGAAAAAACCAAAGCTATGCAATTAGGACAAAACGATTTTATTCCTTGGAAAAGAGGAATGTCATTATAAAATAAATAAACATGTCAGTATTTAATTTAACAGGAAAATGTGCTGTAGTTACCGGTGGAGGTAGCGGAATTGGTGAAGCTATTTCTAAAGCTTTGGCTGGAGCAGGAGCTTTGGTAAATATTTTAGATTTAACTACAGAAGGAGCTCAAAGAGTTGCTGATGAAATTATTGCTAAAGGAGGAAAGGCAATAGTACATCAAGCAAATGTTGTAGATCACGAAGGGGTTAAAAATATCATCAAAAAGATTAATGACAATCAGCCTATCAATATCTTAATCAACAATGCAGGAATTGCACATGTTGGTAATGTAGAGGCATGTGGACCAGATGATTTAGATAAGTTATACAATGTAAATATTAAAGGAGTTTATAATGCTTTACATGCCGTAATTCCTTTTATGAAAGAAAATGGTGGTGGGGCTATTGTTAACATGGCATCTATTGCTTCTTCTGTAGGTCTGTTCGATCGTTTTGCGTATTCTATGACCAAAGGAGCCGTATTAACCATGACGTATTCTATTGCTAAAGATTATGTAAAAGATGGAATTCGTTGTAACTGTATCTCTCCAGCTAGAGTACATACTCCTTTTGTAGATGGGTTTATTTCTAAAAACTACCCAGGACAAGAAGCAGAAATGTTTGAAAAATTATCGGCAACACAACCAATAGGTAGAATGGCTAAACCAGAAGAAATTGGAAATTTAGCCCTATATTTAGTTTCTGATGAGGCTTCTTTCCTTACAGGAACAGATTACCCAATTGATGGTGGATTTATAAAATTGAACGGAAAATAATAAAATATAATTAAGATGAAATTAATAAGATTTGGAGCAGAAGGTGCTGAAAAGCCAGGAGTAATTACTGCATCAGGAAAAAAAGTAGATGTTTCTGCTTTTGGACAAGATTATAACGAAGAATTTTTTGGAGGAGATGGAATAGAGCGTTTAGCAGCTTGGTTAAAAGATAACGAAGCTTCTTGCCCAGAAATTTCTGATGATGTTCGTTTAGGAGCACCGTTAAAAAGACCATCTAAAATAGTTTGTGTAGGGTTAAACTACGCTAAACACGCAGCAGAAACTGGAGCAGCGGTTCCTACAGAACCAGTATTGTTCTTTAAATCTACTTCAGCATTAATTGGACCTAATGATGATGTTGTGATTCCTAGAAACTCAGAAAAAACTGACTGGGAAGTTGAGTTAGCCATAGTTATTGGTAAAAAAGCTTCTTATGTTGAGTTAGAAGATGCAGAAGATCACATTGCAGGTTATGTATTACACAACGATATTTCTGAAAGAGCTTTTCAATTAGAAAGAGGAACACAATGGTGTAAAGGAAAAGGAAACGATACATTTGCTCCTATAGGACCTTTTATTGCTACTAAAGATGAAATTAAAGATCCTAACAATTTAGAGCTTTGGTTAGAGTTAAACGGAAAACGTATTCAACACTCTAACACAAACGACTTTATTTTTAATGTACAAGAAGTGGTTTCTTACATTAGCCAATTTATGACTTTATTACCAGGAGATGTTATTTCAACAGGAACTCCAGCAGGTGTAGGATTAGGGTTTAATCCTCCTGTATATTTAAAGCCAGGTGACGTAATGGAATTAGGGATTGAAGGATTAGGAACTTCTAGACAAGTTGCCAAAGCCTATACAAAAGCTTAATAGCGTTTATAAAAACTTATTTTTAAGATGGAAATAAAAATCAATACCAAGTATCCTTCTATGGATGACTTAAGAAAAAGAGCAATGGTAAAAATGCCAAAATTTGCTTTTGAGTATTTAGATGGAGGATGTAATGAAGATATCAATTTAGATAAAAACAGAACGGATCTTCAAAAAATAGAGTTGATGCCTCAGTATTTATCAAAGTTTGATAAATCTAGTATGGAAACTGAGTTGTTTGGAAAAACATATTCAGCTCCTTTTGGTATTGCACCAGTTGG
Above is a genomic segment from Wenyingzhuangia fucanilytica containing:
- a CDS encoding Bor/Iss family lipoprotein → MKKIIAITVLSFALTSCYVHEYTIGKGAQTNIKKTKMNHFLIEGLAPISTAQPEEMAKGAKDYTVKTRFTFVDYLLRTITYGVYTPTTTTVTK
- the mfd gene encoding transcription-repair coupling factor, producing MKIQSLLEKYQNASATKQLIAQVSQEKTHAVLSKFNGASLSFIIAETFKQTDKTFLVIFDDKEQAAYHLNDLERILNDKDVLFYPGSYRRPYEIEDVDNANVLMRAEVLNRLNSRKKPAIIVTYPNALFEKVVTKKDLNSNTLKITTGDEFSLDFINEVLFEYKFNRVDFVTEPGEFAVRGGIVDVFSFANDEPYRLEFFGDEVDSIRTFDVETQLSTGKPNKIQIMPNVENKQFSEKRESFLKFIPNNSVVFTKSIDILQYDLNTLFEKATARFETLSETLNHTFPSDLFLDGIQIKEQLKGYSRVAINNSANTDNINGNTEPQPSFNKHFDLLIENLQQNTAKGYQNYLFCSNEKQAKRFHDIFDESEEEIVYQTVVFQIHEGFVDHEHKIVCYTDHQIFERYNKFQLKNGFAKKQAVTLQEINNLEIGDFVTHIDHGIGKFGGLQKIDVNGKKQEAIKLIYGDADVLYISIHSLHKISKFNGKDGKVPKVHKLGSPAWKKAKQTAKAKVKQIAFDLIQLYAKRKNQKGFAFDPDSYLQHELEASFMYEDTPDQFTATQDVKSDMESDKPMDRLVCGDVGFGKTEVAIRAAFKAVDNGKQVAVLVPTTILAFQHFKSFKKRLEDFPVNINYLNRFKTAKQKKIVMEDLAEGRLDIVIGTHQLVSDKIKYKDLGLLIIDEEQKFGVAAKDKLKTIKENVDTLTLTATPIPRTLQFSLMAARDLSVIATPPPNRHPIESNVIGFSEEAIRDAVMYEISRGGQIFFIHNRVDNIKEVAGMLQRLVPDARIGVGHGQLEGRKLEEVMVNFMEGSYDILVATTIIESGLDVPNANTIFINHANNFGLSDLHQMRGRVGRSNKKAFCYFICPPYHMMTEEARKRIQALEMFSELGSGINIAMKDLEIRGAGDLLGGEQSGFITDIGFDTYQKILEEAVKELKEKEFKDLYDEEDAENKDYVSDIQIDTDFEILFPDDYINVIAERLNLYKKLGELTNEEELQEFEQQLIDRFGELPTQVIDLLDSVRIKWLAKKLGLEKIVLKQKRMIGYFVSDQQSGFYNTQSFTNVLKYVQNNSKMCVMKEKETKNGLRLLITFIRIDSVKKALETLKNI
- a CDS encoding alpha/beta fold hydrolase, yielding MSTFITYKNTPIHYTQSGKGTAVVLLHGFLENSTMWQSLEKVLNPKFRVVCIDLLGHGQTESLGYVHTMTEMAEAVKAVLDHLNIRRSFFVGHSMGGYVALAFADVHPDNVKGLILLNSTARPDSEEKKIGRDRAIAVVKENHKSFIRTSIPMLFRSKCRKIYADDISKVKKEALKTSRQGIIAALEGMKIRLDREVLLHFGPYPSLMILGKKDPVLKYDDLIEQTKDANTEVVELENGHMSLIEDKEGAEQAILEFVKKH
- a CDS encoding ATP-binding cassette domain-containing protein, which encodes MNHIAIFNKSADKTAYINHLLKGGEQNLFIEFNGKKGALFSTSVLEKYILEEVNHDDFTLTKHCIDGNGKVRSLTSFSSGQQKKLLLDYLVNSSQKEKIDFLILDKPYDCLDIEKQADLAKELTEIAKEITLVQIFKIRDEVLPFIHQIYLLNQDAVEFVGKPNEYDSYFHQQLKPYQFVGSLPENLNKIEVENPLVKFTDVNIFYEETRQIVNNINWTINKGEFWHLKGPNGAGKTSLLTMITGDNAKAFGEDIMLFGRKKGSGETVWELKKKIGYFSPSLTQFFGKLFTVQHMVLSGFYDSIGLYENPTGQQIYEADKWLDLVGLKDKKQTYFVRLSKEMQRIVLIIRAMVKHPPLLILDEPTNELDDYSTSVLTAFINKIHQETDISIIYVSHRMLQGLHPDKIYQLTPTKNGSVGSVEKA
- a CDS encoding UxaA family hydrolase, which encodes MSQKNSVLRIHSKDNVIVALTDLSKGDVINYEGDTYVLTTDVPAKHKFASVDLNEGDLVYMYGVLVGMATQPVVKGEILHTHNLVHRAEEYGVEDGEKEEWKAPDFSRFEGKTFQGYHRADGKVGTQNNWLVIPLVFCENRNVTVIENTIVEQLGFGQKKETGFSVDKLVNIYQEGASEEDLLNTSIQIDKKEAKKNKLFPNVDGIQFLRHDGGCGGSTPDSVALCHLLAGYVNNPNVAGATVLSLGCQHAQAKIMQDALESFAKDHKKPLYVLTQQESTSERDFVEEAIKKTFIGLTKANEFVREPAPLSKLVIGLECGGSDGFSGISANPTLGYVSDLVVGLGGTTVLAEFPELNGVEQEMINRCVTKGIADKFSNIMSTYNEKAEFLGGGFHANPSPGNIKDGLITDAIKSAGAAKKGGSSPVTDVLDYTEQITKKGLNLLCTPGNDVESTTGLAGSGCNVILFTTGLGTPTGNPIVPVVKVSSNSKLFNKMNDIIDFNTGGVIEGDTLQKTGEELLEYVIKVASGEKTKAMQLGQNDFIPWKRGMSL
- a CDS encoding SDR family NAD(P)-dependent oxidoreductase, with the translated sequence MSVFNLTGKCAVVTGGGSGIGEAISKALAGAGALVNILDLTTEGAQRVADEIIAKGGKAIVHQANVVDHEGVKNIIKKINDNQPINILINNAGIAHVGNVEACGPDDLDKLYNVNIKGVYNALHAVIPFMKENGGGAIVNMASIASSVGLFDRFAYSMTKGAVLTMTYSIAKDYVKDGIRCNCISPARVHTPFVDGFISKNYPGQEAEMFEKLSATQPIGRMAKPEEIGNLALYLVSDEASFLTGTDYPIDGGFIKLNGK
- a CDS encoding fumarylacetoacetate hydrolase family protein — protein: MKLIRFGAEGAEKPGVITASGKKVDVSAFGQDYNEEFFGGDGIERLAAWLKDNEASCPEISDDVRLGAPLKRPSKIVCVGLNYAKHAAETGAAVPTEPVLFFKSTSALIGPNDDVVIPRNSEKTDWEVELAIVIGKKASYVELEDAEDHIAGYVLHNDISERAFQLERGTQWCKGKGNDTFAPIGPFIATKDEIKDPNNLELWLELNGKRIQHSNTNDFIFNVQEVVSYISQFMTLLPGDVISTGTPAGVGLGFNPPVYLKPGDVMELGIEGLGTSRQVAKAYTKA